A single window of Pyrus communis chromosome 10, drPyrComm1.1, whole genome shotgun sequence DNA harbors:
- the LOC137747200 gene encoding rRNA (cytosine-C(5))-methyltransferase NOP2C-like isoform X1 yields the protein MEEEEAAASKPALPDAFLDFLKENGLDPSIYYESQSTPRYIRLKPGFEDRIEEIEAEIKCKLEEVEWLPGFYALPPDVQIANSNAYREGKIYGIDAASGAAVTALSISAGDHVLDLCAAPGAKLCMISDLLGDSGSVTGVDVSSHRLAACRTMLQKYALGNLCRLFVADGTTFSLVPTRVLSDPKSCESILEENVTFKEWTSRRPWKERKEAARVRKNGAVRSGNQLPELIYYGYHSGVVGLTRSELYQTFRDSEYLSRGYDKVLVDAECTHDGSIKHVQKFEQWGWETLQRRVLDAERSDSLTVLQLKLLTNGFRLLKSGGILVYSTCSFTVAQNEEVVKQFLEGDPCAELQAIDAAENWPCKNGRVPNTLRFDAVTSKTSGLFVAKFSKLTI from the exons atggaagaagaagaagcagcagcttcGAAGCCGGCGCTGCCGGACGCCTTCCTCGATTTTCTGAAGGAGAACGGGCTGGACCCTTCGATTTATTACGAGAGCCAATCGACCCCACGTTACATAAG GCTGAAGCCCGGTTTCGAAGATCGAATCGAAGAGATTGAAGCTGAGATCAAGTGCAAGCTTGAAGAAGTGGAATGGTTGCCTGGATTTTATGCTCTTCCGCCGGATGTTCAGATTGCTAACTCAAATGCATACCGGGAGGGAAAg ATATATGGAATTGACGCGGCGTCCGGTGCTGCTGTTACAGCATTGAGTATCTCAGCTGGAGATCATGTTCTTGACCTTTGTGCTGCTCCTG GTGCTAAGCTCTGTATGATATCGGATCTTCTTGGGGATTCGGGTTCTGTAACTGGTGTTGATGTTTCAAGCCATCGTTTAGCGGCCTGTAGGACAATGTTACAGAAATATGCATTGGGCAATCTCTGCCGACTATTTGTTGCTGATGGAACAACTTTTTCCCTCGTACCCACGAGAGTTCTTTCAGATCCAAAATCAT GTGAATCTATTTTGGAAGAAAATGTGACATTCAAGGAGTGGACATCTAGGAGACCAtggaaagaaaggaaagaagCAGCTAGGGTAAGAAAAAATGGTGCCGTTCGGTCAGGGAATCAACTTCCAGAGCTCATTTATTATGGCTACCACTCTGGTGTGGTTGGACTGACTAGAAGTGAATTGTACCAAACTTTTCGTGACAGCGAATATTTGAGCCGCGGCTATGACAAG GTACTAGTGGATGCAGAGTGCACTCATGATGGATCAATTAAACATGTCCAGAAATTCGAACAATGGGGATGGGAAACTCTTCAACGTCGTGTACTGGATGCAGAAAGAAGTGATAGCCTCACCGTGCTTCAG TTGAAGCTCCTAACCAATGGTTTTCGATTGCTAAAATCTGGGGGGATTCTTGTTTATAGCACTTGCAG TTTCACAGTTGCTCAGAATGAAGAAGTGGTAAAGCAGTTTCTTGAGGGAGATCCTTGTGCAG AGTTGCAGGCGATAGATGCTGCTGAAAATTGGCCGTGCAAGAACGGGCGAGTACCAAATACCCTGCGCTTCGATGCCGTGACTTCAAAAACGAGCGGACTGTTTGTCGCAAAGTTCTCGAAATTGACCATTTGA
- the LOC137747200 gene encoding uncharacterized protein isoform X3: MEEEEAAASKPALPDAFLDFLKENGLDPSIYYESQSTPRYIRLKPGFEDRIEEIEAEIKCKLEEVEWLPGFYALPPDVQIANSNAYREGKIYGIDAASGAAVTALSISAGDHVLDLCAAPGAKLCMISDLLGDSGSVTGVDVSSHRLAACRTMLQKYALGNLCRLFVADGTTFSLVPTRVLSDPKSCESILEENVTFKEWTSRRPWKERKEAARVRKNGAVRSGNQLPELIYYGYHSGVVGLTRSELYQTFRDSEYLSRGYDKVLVDAECTHDGSIKHVQKFEQWGWETLQRRVLDAERSDSLTVLQNSSFLVHCPLL, from the exons atggaagaagaagaagcagcagcttcGAAGCCGGCGCTGCCGGACGCCTTCCTCGATTTTCTGAAGGAGAACGGGCTGGACCCTTCGATTTATTACGAGAGCCAATCGACCCCACGTTACATAAG GCTGAAGCCCGGTTTCGAAGATCGAATCGAAGAGATTGAAGCTGAGATCAAGTGCAAGCTTGAAGAAGTGGAATGGTTGCCTGGATTTTATGCTCTTCCGCCGGATGTTCAGATTGCTAACTCAAATGCATACCGGGAGGGAAAg ATATATGGAATTGACGCGGCGTCCGGTGCTGCTGTTACAGCATTGAGTATCTCAGCTGGAGATCATGTTCTTGACCTTTGTGCTGCTCCTG GTGCTAAGCTCTGTATGATATCGGATCTTCTTGGGGATTCGGGTTCTGTAACTGGTGTTGATGTTTCAAGCCATCGTTTAGCGGCCTGTAGGACAATGTTACAGAAATATGCATTGGGCAATCTCTGCCGACTATTTGTTGCTGATGGAACAACTTTTTCCCTCGTACCCACGAGAGTTCTTTCAGATCCAAAATCAT GTGAATCTATTTTGGAAGAAAATGTGACATTCAAGGAGTGGACATCTAGGAGACCAtggaaagaaaggaaagaagCAGCTAGGGTAAGAAAAAATGGTGCCGTTCGGTCAGGGAATCAACTTCCAGAGCTCATTTATTATGGCTACCACTCTGGTGTGGTTGGACTGACTAGAAGTGAATTGTACCAAACTTTTCGTGACAGCGAATATTTGAGCCGCGGCTATGACAAG GTACTAGTGGATGCAGAGTGCACTCATGATGGATCAATTAAACATGTCCAGAAATTCGAACAATGGGGATGGGAAACTCTTCAACGTCGTGTACTGGATGCAGAAAGAAGTGATAGCCTCACCGTGCTTCAG AATTCTAGCTTCCTTGTGCATTGTCCCCTGTTATAA
- the LOC137747200 gene encoding rRNA (cytosine-C(5))-methyltransferase NOP2C-like isoform X2, with translation MIERLKPGFEDRIEEIEAEIKCKLEEVEWLPGFYALPPDVQIANSNAYREGKIYGIDAASGAAVTALSISAGDHVLDLCAAPGAKLCMISDLLGDSGSVTGVDVSSHRLAACRTMLQKYALGNLCRLFVADGTTFSLVPTRVLSDPKSCESILEENVTFKEWTSRRPWKERKEAARVRKNGAVRSGNQLPELIYYGYHSGVVGLTRSELYQTFRDSEYLSRGYDKVLVDAECTHDGSIKHVQKFEQWGWETLQRRVLDAERSDSLTVLQLKLLTNGFRLLKSGGILVYSTCSFTVAQNEEVVKQFLEGDPCAELQAIDAAENWPCKNGRVPNTLRFDAVTSKTSGLFVAKFSKLTI, from the exons atGATTGAAAGGCTGAAGCCCGGTTTCGAAGATCGAATCGAAGAGATTGAAGCTGAGATCAAGTGCAAGCTTGAAGAAGTGGAATGGTTGCCTGGATTTTATGCTCTTCCGCCGGATGTTCAGATTGCTAACTCAAATGCATACCGGGAGGGAAAg ATATATGGAATTGACGCGGCGTCCGGTGCTGCTGTTACAGCATTGAGTATCTCAGCTGGAGATCATGTTCTTGACCTTTGTGCTGCTCCTG GTGCTAAGCTCTGTATGATATCGGATCTTCTTGGGGATTCGGGTTCTGTAACTGGTGTTGATGTTTCAAGCCATCGTTTAGCGGCCTGTAGGACAATGTTACAGAAATATGCATTGGGCAATCTCTGCCGACTATTTGTTGCTGATGGAACAACTTTTTCCCTCGTACCCACGAGAGTTCTTTCAGATCCAAAATCAT GTGAATCTATTTTGGAAGAAAATGTGACATTCAAGGAGTGGACATCTAGGAGACCAtggaaagaaaggaaagaagCAGCTAGGGTAAGAAAAAATGGTGCCGTTCGGTCAGGGAATCAACTTCCAGAGCTCATTTATTATGGCTACCACTCTGGTGTGGTTGGACTGACTAGAAGTGAATTGTACCAAACTTTTCGTGACAGCGAATATTTGAGCCGCGGCTATGACAAG GTACTAGTGGATGCAGAGTGCACTCATGATGGATCAATTAAACATGTCCAGAAATTCGAACAATGGGGATGGGAAACTCTTCAACGTCGTGTACTGGATGCAGAAAGAAGTGATAGCCTCACCGTGCTTCAG TTGAAGCTCCTAACCAATGGTTTTCGATTGCTAAAATCTGGGGGGATTCTTGTTTATAGCACTTGCAG TTTCACAGTTGCTCAGAATGAAGAAGTGGTAAAGCAGTTTCTTGAGGGAGATCCTTGTGCAG AGTTGCAGGCGATAGATGCTGCTGAAAATTGGCCGTGCAAGAACGGGCGAGTACCAAATACCCTGCGCTTCGATGCCGTGACTTCAAAAACGAGCGGACTGTTTGTCGCAAAGTTCTCGAAATTGACCATTTGA
- the LOC137747712 gene encoding oligopeptide transporter 7-like, whose amino-acid sequence MTGSSGHEIAAPLIPKTQYDASASSPPPADENSPIEQVALTVPVTDDPSLPTVTFRTWTLGALACVLLSFLNQFFWYRREPLSLTSISAQIAVVPLGHLMASLITDRVFFKGRKWEFTLNPGPFNVKEHVLITIFANSGAGNVYAIHIVSAVKIFYKKNLSFFVALLVVLTTQVLGFGWAGLFRRYLVEPAAMWWPQNLVQVSLFRALHEKEERPKGGLTRNQFFLIAFTCSFAYYVLPGYLFPMLTSLSWICWIFPTSILAHQLGSGLHGLGIGAIGLDWSSISSYLGSPLASPWFATANIAAGFFLVMYVITPVTYWLNVYNAKTFPIFSDDLFTSTGQSYNISAIIDSNFRLDINAYEREGPLYMSTFFAIYYGINFACLTATIVHVLLFNGRDIWQLSKSAINENKMDVHTKLMRKYKQVPGWWFMCILLANITATLFTCHYYNYQLQLQWWGVLLACGLALFFTLPIGVINATTNQAPALNVITEYIIGYLYPGYPVANILFKVYGYISMKQAIAFLEDFKLGHYMKIPPRAMFMAQVVGTIIAAIVHLGTAWWLMSTVPDICDRALLPSDSPWTCPGDHVFYDASVIWGLVGPRRIFGNLGHYSAINWFFLAGAIAPVPVWLAHKAFPSKHWIKLITMPVLFGATVNMPPATAVNYTSWILIGFASGFIAYRYYRALWSRHNYVLSGALDAGLAFMGVLLYLCLGMEHVSLKWWGSSPDGCPLASSSTA is encoded by the exons ATGACCGGCAGCAGCGGCCACGAAATCGCAGCTCCCCTTA TTCCGAAGACTCAATACGATGCCTCCGCCTCATCTCCGCCGCCGGCGGACGAGAACTCTCCGATCGAGCAAGTCGCCCTTACCGTTCCGGTCACCGACGATCCCTCCCTCCCGACCGTCACGTTCCGGACGTGGACGCTCGGCGCCCTCGCGTGCGTTCTACTCTCCTTCCTCAACCAGTTCTTCTGGTACCGCCGCGAGCCCCTCTCGCTCACCTCGATCTCCGCTCAGATTGCGGTGGTCCCGCTCGGCCACCTCATGGCGTCGCTGATCACGGATCGAGTTTTCTTCAAGGGGCGAAAATGGGAATTCACGCTCAATCCGGGACCCTTCAATGTGAAGGAGCACGTGCTCATCACCATCTTCGCCAACTCCGGAGCTGGGAACGTCTACGCCATCCATATCGTGAGCGCGGTTAAGATCTTTTACAAGAAGAACCTGTCGTTTTTCGTCGCGCTGCTTGTCGTTTTGACTACTCAAGTGCTGGGGTTCGGGTGGGCCGGGCTGTTCCGGCGGTACTTGGTGGAGCCCGCCGCAATGTGGTGGCCTCAAAATCTCGTTCAGGTTTCGCTCTTCAG GGCACTGcatgagaaagaagagaggccAAAGGGTGGATTAACAAGAAACCAGTTCTTCCTCATTGCCTTCACTTGCAGCTTCGCTTACTATGTCCTTCCCGGTTACTTATTCCCAATGCTAACTTCCCTTTCCTGGATCTGCTGGATTTTCCCTACTTCCATCCTGGCTCATCAGCTCGGTTCAGGACTGCACGGTCTTGGCATCGGTGCTATTGGCCTCGATTGGTCAAGTATATCCTCTTACCTCGGGAGCCCACTTGCCAGTCCGTGGTTTGCTACTGCCAATATTGCTGCTGGTTTTTTCCTTGTGATGTATGTCATTACTCCTGTGACTTATTGGCTCAATGTATATAATGCCAAAACTTTTCCCATATTCTCGGATGATCTGTTCACATCTACTGGCCAAAGCTACAACATATCAGCTATTATAGATTCCAACTTCCGCCTTGACATTAATGCATACGAGCGAGAGGGCCCCCTCTATATGAGCACCTTCTTTGCTATCTATTATGGCATCAATTTTGCCTGCCTTACTGCCACTATTGTTCATGTTCTCCTCTTTAATGGGAG GGACATCTGGCAGCTAAGCAAGTCTGCCATCAACGAGAACAAGATGGATGTGCACACAAAGCTCATGAGAAAATACAAGCAAGTTCCTGGATGGTGGTTCATGTGCATCCTTTTGGCTAACATAACCGCAACCCTATTTACTTGCCATTATTACAATTATCAACTACAACTGCAATGGTGGGGTGTCTTGCTTGCTTGTGGTCTTGCCTTGTTTTTCACTCTTCCTATTGGAGTCATCAATGCCACAACAAATCAG GCGCCAGCATTGAATGTGATCACAGAGTACATCATCGGGTATCTGTATCCAGGATATCCAGTTGCCAACATATTGTTCAAAGTTTATGGATACATAAGCATGAAGCAGGCCATCGCATTCCTGGAAGACTTCAAGCTTGGGCACTACATGAAAATTCCTCCCAGAGCAATGTTCATGGCACAG GTAGTTGGTACTATTATAGCAGCGATTGTCCATCTAGGAACTGCCTGGTGGCTTATGAGCACAGTCCCAGACATATGTGATAGGGCGTTACTACCATCAGACAGTCCATGGACTTGCCCGGGCGACCATGTCTTCTACGATGCTTCTGTTATTTGGGGTCTTGTCGGGCCTCGCAGAATCTTTGGTAACCTTGGCCATTATTCCGCCATCAACTGGTTTTTCTTAGCTGGTGCTATAGCTCCTGTCCCAGTTTGGCTTGCTCACAAGGCCTTCCCAAGCAAACATTGGATTAAACTTATCACCATGCCGGTGCTCTTTGGGGCAACAGTTAACATGCCTCCGGCTACTGCTGTCAACTACACCAGCTGGATTCTCATTGGATTCGCATCAGGGTTTATCGCTTACAGGTATTATCGCGCCTTGTGGAGTCGCCACAACTACGTGCTATCTGGAGCTCTGGACGCCGGGTTAGCGTTTATGGGGGTACTTTTGTACTTGTGTCTGGGGATGGAACATGTTAGCTTGAAATGGTGGGGAAGCAGCCCAGATGGTTGTCCTTTGGCTTCTTCCTCAACAGCCTAA